A genomic window from Silene latifolia isolate original U9 population chromosome Y, ASM4854445v1, whole genome shotgun sequence includes:
- the LOC141629837 gene encoding uncharacterized protein LOC141629837 → MYKVGFKKDDVSVVCTCKKFERHGILYRHALCVFKDRGIHKVPIDYLLSRSSKLATCQPIVGPNGQFLAGCTSMDVQKNKVGELWSELFTCVALFEQSPWHSHELLGILREFKERVKNAPDETGNTGIAKVKDKNAEIGMLLGISIPSEIKVLPPRQCKNKSSGKRLISQRQRAGEVNNKALRKCRACGEMANHDSRNCDRRTTDNE, encoded by the coding sequence ATGTATAAGGTTGGTTTTAAGAAGGATGATGTTTCAGTGGTATGCACTtgcaagaagtttgaaagacATGGAATACTCTATCGACATGCTCTGTGTGTCTTTAAAGATCGGGGAATTCATAAAGTTCCAATTGACTACCTGCTTAGTCGCTCGAGCAAACTAGCAACCTGCCAGCCAATCGTCGGCCCTAATGGCCAGTTTCTTGCTGGTTGTACATCAATGGATGTACAGAAAAACAAAGTTGGTGAGTTATGGTCAGAGTTGTTTACTTGTGTGGCACTCTTTGAACAGAGTCCTTGGCATTCTCATGAGTTGCTTGGGATTTTGCGTGAGTTCAAGGAAAGGGTAAAAAATGCTCCTGATGAAACTGGCAATACTGGTATTGCAAAGGTAAAGGACAAGAATGCTGAAATTGGGATGCTTTTAGGAATAAGCATCCCTAGTGAGATTAAGGTTTTGCCTCCAAGGCAGTGCAAAAACAAAAGCTCGGGAAAAAGGCTGATCTCACAAAGACAACGAGCTGGGGAAGTGAACAACAAAGCGCTAAGAAAATGCAGGGCTTGTGGGGAGATGGCGAACCACGACAGCAGGAATTGTGACCGAAGGACAACCGACAATGAGTAG